The sequence TTCGAAGACCATGGCTCTCAGGTTaccaatttcttcctctttcttggtctAGTCCTCATTCTGATTGGCCGTATCCTAAAGTAACTAAGAAAGCTTGGAAGGTAAATTTCTGGTGACCTTGTacatctaaaaatgtcttttgcctacctttattttattttattttatttttttcacacaaCACAGAAAGCTTTATTCATCCACACCATTCCACAGAACGGCAGGCTCACTTTAGTATGCTGTCATCTTGGGCTTCTGCCAGTTCTCTCTCAATCCATTTCTGTtcatcctgtttctttttctcctcagccgctctcctcttttcctcttctgcccaAGGTTTCAGGTAACTGGAACTTGGCTCCACGGGCAACTCCAAGAAATAGGCAGAGTAGTGGCCGAGCTTGATGAGCAGAGAGACAAGCACGGGCGACATCATCTCGTTCAAAACCTTCACACCAGAAGGACAATCTGCCTCCCACCTTCATTGTAATTTATAGTTTGCTTAACATACAGAATTCAAGATGGGAAATCATTTTCCctcaaaatttcaaaagcaatTCTCCAAAGTATCACTATTGACAAGTTGAATGCCATGATGACATCTGACCCTGTGAAATCTGTttttctgaaagcttttttttttaaaagatatgtatttatttattagacagagatcacaagtaggcagagatgggcagagagagaagaagggaagcaggctc comes from Mustela nigripes isolate SB6536 chromosome 7, MUSNIG.SB6536, whole genome shotgun sequence and encodes:
- the LOC132022229 gene encoding ATP synthase subunit e, mitochondrial-like, producing MMSPVLVSLLIKLGHYSAYFLELPVEPSSSYLKPWAEEEKRRAAEEKKKQDEQKWIERELAEAQDDSILK